The following are encoded together in the Streptomyces tsukubensis genome:
- a CDS encoding HAD family hydrolase, with translation MSTARRAVLFDLDGTLVDSEPNYFEAGRRLLARRAITDFTWADHERYVGISTRETLALWRRTYGLTDPLEELLAEKNRDYLELARASTRVYPEQWKLVDRLHDAGVPMAVASGSSRAAIEAILDGTGLSARMRVQVSADEVPHGKPAPDVFLEAARRLDAEPSGCVVLEDAAPGAAAAHAAGMRCVGVPYVPSSADDPAFATAGLLFRGGQREFTAEAAYDWIMA, from the coding sequence ATGAGCACTGCGCGCAGAGCCGTTCTTTTCGACCTTGACGGCACCTTGGTGGACAGCGAGCCGAACTACTTCGAGGCGGGACGCCGACTGCTGGCGAGGCGCGCCATCACGGATTTCACCTGGGCCGATCATGAGCGGTACGTGGGGATCAGCACGCGGGAGACGCTCGCCCTGTGGCGGAGGACCTACGGACTGACGGATCCGCTGGAGGAGCTCCTCGCGGAGAAGAACCGCGACTATCTGGAGTTGGCCCGCGCCTCCACGCGGGTCTATCCCGAACAGTGGAAGCTCGTGGACCGCCTGCACGACGCGGGGGTACCGATGGCGGTCGCCTCTGGTTCGTCGCGGGCGGCCATCGAGGCGATCCTCGACGGCACGGGGCTCTCCGCGCGGATGCGTGTCCAGGTGTCCGCCGACGAGGTACCGCACGGGAAGCCGGCCCCGGATGTCTTCCTGGAGGCGGCCCGCCGTCTCGACGCGGAGCCGTCCGGCTGCGTCGTCCTGGAGGACGCGGCGCCGGGTGCTGCGGCGGCCCACGCGGCGGGGATGCGCTGCGTCGGCGTCCCGTACGTACCCTCCAGCGCGGACGACCCGGCCTTCGCGACGGCGGGTCTCCTCTTCCGCGGCGGGCAGCGGGAGTTCACGGCTGAGGCGGCGTACGACTGGATCA